From the genome of Nitrospirota bacterium:
AAATTGAAATTAAAGGGAACGACAGAGTGAAGTTCCTTCAGGGACTTACGACCAATGACGTCAAAGGACTTTCTGAAGGAAAAGGGCTTTATACCGTTATTCCGACGGTAAAGGGGAAAGTTGCTTCAGAAGCCATCGTCTTTTATTTTCCCGAACACCTTCTGCTGGTGGTCCAACCGGCGCTAAGAGAAAAAACAGCCCAAATTTTGAACCGTTATAAAATTGGGACAGATGCTCAGGTTGGAGATGCGACCGAAAAAACAGGACTTTTATCAGTGCAAGGCCCAAAAACCGAGAGTCTTCTTAGATCCCTCGTTCAAGATTCTTTTCCCCTTCTCCCCCCCTATCATTTTTTTTCCACAAAAATAGGGGATGTTCCAGTTCAAATTATTCATCATGAATGGTCCGGAGAAAAAGGGTTTGACATCCTTACGTCATTCCAAAATTTTGAAACAGTGTGGGAGACCCTTTTAAAGACGGGAGAACCCTATGGAATCGTCCCGGTTGGAATGGAAGCCTATGAAACGCTTCGAATCGAAGCCGGTCTTCCCCTTTACGGAAAAGAACTTTCAGAAGAGATTCTTCCTCAG
Proteins encoded in this window:
- a CDS encoding aminomethyl transferase family protein, encoding MSNPSEQSIPSQGTVTSYYSNPLKEHQAVRNGAGFFNFNSYGKIEIKGNDRVKFLQGLTTNDVKGLSEGKGLYTVIPTVKGKVASEAIVFYFPEHLLLVVQPALREKTAQILNRYKIGTDAQVGDATEKTGLLSVQGPKTESLLRSLVQDSFPLLPPYHFFSTKIGDVPVQIIHHEWSGEKGFDILTSFQNFETVWETLLKTGEPYGIVPVGMEAYETLRIEAGLPLYGKELSEEILPQEAGLEAKALSYTKGCYIGQETIARLHYLGHTNRSLVGLFVNHPDIPQKDDKIISGEKILGAVTSAVFSPSLQKVIAMAYVQRQFIQTGTPVEIDHEDKKLPAVVTELPFYQNDRKEKNKG